In Oncorhynchus gorbuscha isolate QuinsamMale2020 ecotype Even-year linkage group LG02, OgorEven_v1.0, whole genome shotgun sequence, a single genomic region encodes these proteins:
- the asb3 gene encoding ankyrin repeat and SOCS box protein 3 isoform X3, translating into MDFTECYSDTVSSLAVAARESNVRRVSLLIQRGCSVDSRDNRGWNALHEAAAAGTIVCVQQLLKAAGASSGCRAYVGSLTHEGESALYLAVQRRHLAVVKLLLRAHADINQPTNDLSCPLYAAVDCGHTDIVELLVRKGAEVNGTHTASCWTCLHQAAYKGHSDIVRILVGVCRLEVFDDHMITPLFVAAQYGQKQCLQILADAGANVNAQASDLATPLLIASQEGHEGCVEILLDHNANPNLSCSNNWPQLPIHAAAEFGHNTILARLIAVTHRVCDRGEGELSPLYSALKNNHSHCVDLLLRAGFSPDAQDCSSLFSSDTTSPLAFTLALKCTSSQPFSDSARLLVAAGATLTGREWLYILAMCKSDVLQYVLQQRSIPRPDQLSRTISLCSRPEQQSNSPLSPEELRGLVCEALGMVCHASYWLPTLLQAGLEPSLLLQRPYALRKADSEVLNYFLQFVNWSTLSHPLKEILLPRKESTWRPHYECVPSLSHLCRLRVREELGSVVLMQTAVVRQLPLPPPLQIYLQFRDIPPPSHATTVPQGGFLQRL; encoded by the exons ATGGACTTTACTGAGTGTTACAGCGACACGGTGTCCAGCCTTGCCGTGGCAGCACGCGAGAGCAATGTCAGGCGTGTGAGCTTACTGATCCAGAGAGGCTGCAGTGTGGACAGCAGGGATAACCGTGGTTGGAACGCTCTCCACGAGGCTGCAGCCGCCGGAACCATCGTATGTGTGCAACAGCTACTTAAGGCTGCCG GAGCCTCCAGTGGTTGCCGTGCCTACGTGGGCTCTCTGACACATGAGGGTGAGTCGGCGTTGTATCTGGCCGTGCAACGCAGACACCTGGCCGTGGTCAAGCTCCTCCTCAGAGCACACGCTGACATCAACCAGCCAACCAATGACCTGTCCTGCCCTCTCTACGCAG cagtagaCTGTGGGCACACAGATATCGTGGAGTTGCTGGTGCGGAAAGGGGCAGAGGTTAACGGAACACACACGGCCTCCTGCTGGACCTGCCTTCATCAGGCTGCCTATAAAGGTCACAGTGACATTGTGCGTATCCTGGTGGGCGTGTGTCGCCTGGAGGTGTTTGACGATCACATGATCACTCCCCTGTTTGTGGCTGCACAGTACGGACAAAAGCAGTGTCTCCAGATCCTCGCTGACGCAG GTGCCAATGTGAACGCCCAGGCCTCAGACTTGGCAACACCGCTGCTGATTGCATCACAGGAGGGCCACGAAGGCTGTGTGGAGATTCTTCTGGACCACAATGCCAACCCAAATCTGTCTTGTTCCAACAACTGGCCACAGCTCCCCATCCACGCAGCTGCCGAGTTCGGCCACAACACTATCCTGGCCAGGCTCATTGCTGTGACACACCGGGTGTGTGACCGTGGAGAGGGTGAGTTGAGTCCGCTGTACTCTGCTCTGAAGAACAATCACAGCCACTGTGTAGATCTGCTGCTGAGGGCCGGCTTCAGCCCAGACGCCCAGGACTGTAGCTCCCTCTTCAGCTCAGACACCACATCGCCGCTTGCCTTCACACTGGCCTTGAAATGCACATCCTCCCAGCCCTTTAGCGATTCGGCACGCTTGCTGGTAGCCGCAGGGGCCACTTTGACTGGGCGGGAATGGCTCTACATTCTGGCCATGTGCAAATCCGATGTGTTGCAGTATGTCTTACAACAAAGGAGCATCCCCAGACCAGATCAGCTAAGCAGGACCATCTCGCTCTGCTCTAGGCCAGAGCAGCAGAGCAACAGCCCACTCAGTCCAGAAGAGTTGCGTGGGCTGGTGTGTGAGGCGCTCGGCATGGTATGCCATGCTTCCTACTGGTTGCCCACGCTACTTCAGGCAGGCCTGGAGCCCTCCCTACTGTTGCAGAGACCTTACGCCCTGAGGAAGGCAGACAGTGAGGTTTTGAATTACTTCCTCCAGTTTGTCAATTGGTcgactctctctcacccactaaAGGAGATACTGCTACCCCGAAAGGAGAGCACCTGGAGGCCACATTACG agtgtgtgccatctctctctcacctctgcagGCTGCGAGTCAGGGAAGAGTTAGGTTCAGTGGTTCTGATGCAGACAGCTGTGGTCCGACagcttcctcttccccctccactGCAGATATACCTCCAGTTCAGAGATATCCCACCACCCTCGCACGCAACAACAGTCCCACAGGGAGGGTTTCTACAGCGACTATAA
- the asb3 gene encoding ankyrin repeat and SOCS box protein 3 isoform X2 has translation MDFTECYSDTVSSLAVAARESNVRRVSLLIQRGCSVDSRDNRGWNALHEAAAAGTIVCVQQLLKAAEGASSGCRAYVGSLTHEGESALYLAVQRRHLAVVKLLLRAHADINQPTNDLSCPLYAVDCGHTDIVELLVRKGAEVNGTHTASCWTCLHQAAYKGHSDIVRILVGVCRLEVFDDHMITPLFVAAQYGQKQCLQILADAGANVNAQASDLATPLLIASQEGHEGCVEILLDHNANPNLSCSNNWPQLPIHAAAEFGHNTILARLIAVTHRVCDRGEGELSPLYSALKNNHSHCVDLLLRAGFSPDAQDCSSLFSSDTTSPLAFTLALKCTSSQPFSDSARLLVAAGATLTGREWLYILAMCKSDVLQYVLQQRSIPRPDQLSRTISLCSRPEQQSNSPLSPEELRGLVCEALGMVCHASYWLPTLLQAGLEPSLLLQRPYALRKADSEVLNYFLQFVNWSTLSHPLKEILLPRKESTWRPHYECVPSLSHLCRLRVREELGSVVLMQTAVVRQLPLPPPLQIYLQFRDIPPPSHATTVPQGGFLQRL, from the exons ATGGACTTTACTGAGTGTTACAGCGACACGGTGTCCAGCCTTGCCGTGGCAGCACGCGAGAGCAATGTCAGGCGTGTGAGCTTACTGATCCAGAGAGGCTGCAGTGTGGACAGCAGGGATAACCGTGGTTGGAACGCTCTCCACGAGGCTGCAGCCGCCGGAACCATCGTATGTGTGCAACAGCTACTTAAGGCTGCCG AAGGAGCCTCCAGTGGTTGCCGTGCCTACGTGGGCTCTCTGACACATGAGGGTGAGTCGGCGTTGTATCTGGCCGTGCAACGCAGACACCTGGCCGTGGTCAAGCTCCTCCTCAGAGCACACGCTGACATCAACCAGCCAACCAATGACCTGTCCTGCCCTCTCTACGCAG tagaCTGTGGGCACACAGATATCGTGGAGTTGCTGGTGCGGAAAGGGGCAGAGGTTAACGGAACACACACGGCCTCCTGCTGGACCTGCCTTCATCAGGCTGCCTATAAAGGTCACAGTGACATTGTGCGTATCCTGGTGGGCGTGTGTCGCCTGGAGGTGTTTGACGATCACATGATCACTCCCCTGTTTGTGGCTGCACAGTACGGACAAAAGCAGTGTCTCCAGATCCTCGCTGACGCAG GTGCCAATGTGAACGCCCAGGCCTCAGACTTGGCAACACCGCTGCTGATTGCATCACAGGAGGGCCACGAAGGCTGTGTGGAGATTCTTCTGGACCACAATGCCAACCCAAATCTGTCTTGTTCCAACAACTGGCCACAGCTCCCCATCCACGCAGCTGCCGAGTTCGGCCACAACACTATCCTGGCCAGGCTCATTGCTGTGACACACCGGGTGTGTGACCGTGGAGAGGGTGAGTTGAGTCCGCTGTACTCTGCTCTGAAGAACAATCACAGCCACTGTGTAGATCTGCTGCTGAGGGCCGGCTTCAGCCCAGACGCCCAGGACTGTAGCTCCCTCTTCAGCTCAGACACCACATCGCCGCTTGCCTTCACACTGGCCTTGAAATGCACATCCTCCCAGCCCTTTAGCGATTCGGCACGCTTGCTGGTAGCCGCAGGGGCCACTTTGACTGGGCGGGAATGGCTCTACATTCTGGCCATGTGCAAATCCGATGTGTTGCAGTATGTCTTACAACAAAGGAGCATCCCCAGACCAGATCAGCTAAGCAGGACCATCTCGCTCTGCTCTAGGCCAGAGCAGCAGAGCAACAGCCCACTCAGTCCAGAAGAGTTGCGTGGGCTGGTGTGTGAGGCGCTCGGCATGGTATGCCATGCTTCCTACTGGTTGCCCACGCTACTTCAGGCAGGCCTGGAGCCCTCCCTACTGTTGCAGAGACCTTACGCCCTGAGGAAGGCAGACAGTGAGGTTTTGAATTACTTCCTCCAGTTTGTCAATTGGTcgactctctctcacccactaaAGGAGATACTGCTACCCCGAAAGGAGAGCACCTGGAGGCCACATTACG agtgtgtgccatctctctctcacctctgcagGCTGCGAGTCAGGGAAGAGTTAGGTTCAGTGGTTCTGATGCAGACAGCTGTGGTCCGACagcttcctcttccccctccactGCAGATATACCTCCAGTTCAGAGATATCCCACCACCCTCGCACGCAACAACAGTCCCACAGGGAGGGTTTCTACAGCGACTATAA
- the asb3 gene encoding ankyrin repeat and SOCS box protein 3 isoform X1, with translation MDFTECYSDTVSSLAVAARESNVRRVSLLIQRGCSVDSRDNRGWNALHEAAAAGTIVCVQQLLKAAEGASSGCRAYVGSLTHEGESALYLAVQRRHLAVVKLLLRAHADINQPTNDLSCPLYAAVDCGHTDIVELLVRKGAEVNGTHTASCWTCLHQAAYKGHSDIVRILVGVCRLEVFDDHMITPLFVAAQYGQKQCLQILADAGANVNAQASDLATPLLIASQEGHEGCVEILLDHNANPNLSCSNNWPQLPIHAAAEFGHNTILARLIAVTHRVCDRGEGELSPLYSALKNNHSHCVDLLLRAGFSPDAQDCSSLFSSDTTSPLAFTLALKCTSSQPFSDSARLLVAAGATLTGREWLYILAMCKSDVLQYVLQQRSIPRPDQLSRTISLCSRPEQQSNSPLSPEELRGLVCEALGMVCHASYWLPTLLQAGLEPSLLLQRPYALRKADSEVLNYFLQFVNWSTLSHPLKEILLPRKESTWRPHYECVPSLSHLCRLRVREELGSVVLMQTAVVRQLPLPPPLQIYLQFRDIPPPSHATTVPQGGFLQRL, from the exons ATGGACTTTACTGAGTGTTACAGCGACACGGTGTCCAGCCTTGCCGTGGCAGCACGCGAGAGCAATGTCAGGCGTGTGAGCTTACTGATCCAGAGAGGCTGCAGTGTGGACAGCAGGGATAACCGTGGTTGGAACGCTCTCCACGAGGCTGCAGCCGCCGGAACCATCGTATGTGTGCAACAGCTACTTAAGGCTGCCG AAGGAGCCTCCAGTGGTTGCCGTGCCTACGTGGGCTCTCTGACACATGAGGGTGAGTCGGCGTTGTATCTGGCCGTGCAACGCAGACACCTGGCCGTGGTCAAGCTCCTCCTCAGAGCACACGCTGACATCAACCAGCCAACCAATGACCTGTCCTGCCCTCTCTACGCAG cagtagaCTGTGGGCACACAGATATCGTGGAGTTGCTGGTGCGGAAAGGGGCAGAGGTTAACGGAACACACACGGCCTCCTGCTGGACCTGCCTTCATCAGGCTGCCTATAAAGGTCACAGTGACATTGTGCGTATCCTGGTGGGCGTGTGTCGCCTGGAGGTGTTTGACGATCACATGATCACTCCCCTGTTTGTGGCTGCACAGTACGGACAAAAGCAGTGTCTCCAGATCCTCGCTGACGCAG GTGCCAATGTGAACGCCCAGGCCTCAGACTTGGCAACACCGCTGCTGATTGCATCACAGGAGGGCCACGAAGGCTGTGTGGAGATTCTTCTGGACCACAATGCCAACCCAAATCTGTCTTGTTCCAACAACTGGCCACAGCTCCCCATCCACGCAGCTGCCGAGTTCGGCCACAACACTATCCTGGCCAGGCTCATTGCTGTGACACACCGGGTGTGTGACCGTGGAGAGGGTGAGTTGAGTCCGCTGTACTCTGCTCTGAAGAACAATCACAGCCACTGTGTAGATCTGCTGCTGAGGGCCGGCTTCAGCCCAGACGCCCAGGACTGTAGCTCCCTCTTCAGCTCAGACACCACATCGCCGCTTGCCTTCACACTGGCCTTGAAATGCACATCCTCCCAGCCCTTTAGCGATTCGGCACGCTTGCTGGTAGCCGCAGGGGCCACTTTGACTGGGCGGGAATGGCTCTACATTCTGGCCATGTGCAAATCCGATGTGTTGCAGTATGTCTTACAACAAAGGAGCATCCCCAGACCAGATCAGCTAAGCAGGACCATCTCGCTCTGCTCTAGGCCAGAGCAGCAGAGCAACAGCCCACTCAGTCCAGAAGAGTTGCGTGGGCTGGTGTGTGAGGCGCTCGGCATGGTATGCCATGCTTCCTACTGGTTGCCCACGCTACTTCAGGCAGGCCTGGAGCCCTCCCTACTGTTGCAGAGACCTTACGCCCTGAGGAAGGCAGACAGTGAGGTTTTGAATTACTTCCTCCAGTTTGTCAATTGGTcgactctctctcacccactaaAGGAGATACTGCTACCCCGAAAGGAGAGCACCTGGAGGCCACATTACG agtgtgtgccatctctctctcacctctgcagGCTGCGAGTCAGGGAAGAGTTAGGTTCAGTGGTTCTGATGCAGACAGCTGTGGTCCGACagcttcctcttccccctccactGCAGATATACCTCCAGTTCAGAGATATCCCACCACCCTCGCACGCAACAACAGTCCCACAGGGAGGGTTTCTACAGCGACTATAA
- the asb3 gene encoding ankyrin repeat and SOCS box protein 3 isoform X4, giving the protein MDFTECYSDTVSSLAVAARESNVRRVSLLIQRGCSVDSRDNRGWNALHEAAAAGTIVCVQQLLKAAEGASSGCRAYVGSLTHEGESALYLAVQRRHLAVVKLLLRAHADINQPTNDLSCPLYAGANVNAQASDLATPLLIASQEGHEGCVEILLDHNANPNLSCSNNWPQLPIHAAAEFGHNTILARLIAVTHRVCDRGEGELSPLYSALKNNHSHCVDLLLRAGFSPDAQDCSSLFSSDTTSPLAFTLALKCTSSQPFSDSARLLVAAGATLTGREWLYILAMCKSDVLQYVLQQRSIPRPDQLSRTISLCSRPEQQSNSPLSPEELRGLVCEALGMVCHASYWLPTLLQAGLEPSLLLQRPYALRKADSEVLNYFLQFVNWSTLSHPLKEILLPRKESTWRPHYECVPSLSHLCRLRVREELGSVVLMQTAVVRQLPLPPPLQIYLQFRDIPPPSHATTVPQGGFLQRL; this is encoded by the exons ATGGACTTTACTGAGTGTTACAGCGACACGGTGTCCAGCCTTGCCGTGGCAGCACGCGAGAGCAATGTCAGGCGTGTGAGCTTACTGATCCAGAGAGGCTGCAGTGTGGACAGCAGGGATAACCGTGGTTGGAACGCTCTCCACGAGGCTGCAGCCGCCGGAACCATCGTATGTGTGCAACAGCTACTTAAGGCTGCCG AAGGAGCCTCCAGTGGTTGCCGTGCCTACGTGGGCTCTCTGACACATGAGGGTGAGTCGGCGTTGTATCTGGCCGTGCAACGCAGACACCTGGCCGTGGTCAAGCTCCTCCTCAGAGCACACGCTGACATCAACCAGCCAACCAATGACCTGTCCTGCCCTCTCTACGCAG GTGCCAATGTGAACGCCCAGGCCTCAGACTTGGCAACACCGCTGCTGATTGCATCACAGGAGGGCCACGAAGGCTGTGTGGAGATTCTTCTGGACCACAATGCCAACCCAAATCTGTCTTGTTCCAACAACTGGCCACAGCTCCCCATCCACGCAGCTGCCGAGTTCGGCCACAACACTATCCTGGCCAGGCTCATTGCTGTGACACACCGGGTGTGTGACCGTGGAGAGGGTGAGTTGAGTCCGCTGTACTCTGCTCTGAAGAACAATCACAGCCACTGTGTAGATCTGCTGCTGAGGGCCGGCTTCAGCCCAGACGCCCAGGACTGTAGCTCCCTCTTCAGCTCAGACACCACATCGCCGCTTGCCTTCACACTGGCCTTGAAATGCACATCCTCCCAGCCCTTTAGCGATTCGGCACGCTTGCTGGTAGCCGCAGGGGCCACTTTGACTGGGCGGGAATGGCTCTACATTCTGGCCATGTGCAAATCCGATGTGTTGCAGTATGTCTTACAACAAAGGAGCATCCCCAGACCAGATCAGCTAAGCAGGACCATCTCGCTCTGCTCTAGGCCAGAGCAGCAGAGCAACAGCCCACTCAGTCCAGAAGAGTTGCGTGGGCTGGTGTGTGAGGCGCTCGGCATGGTATGCCATGCTTCCTACTGGTTGCCCACGCTACTTCAGGCAGGCCTGGAGCCCTCCCTACTGTTGCAGAGACCTTACGCCCTGAGGAAGGCAGACAGTGAGGTTTTGAATTACTTCCTCCAGTTTGTCAATTGGTcgactctctctcacccactaaAGGAGATACTGCTACCCCGAAAGGAGAGCACCTGGAGGCCACATTACG agtgtgtgccatctctctctcacctctgcagGCTGCGAGTCAGGGAAGAGTTAGGTTCAGTGGTTCTGATGCAGACAGCTGTGGTCCGACagcttcctcttccccctccactGCAGATATACCTCCAGTTCAGAGATATCCCACCACCCTCGCACGCAACAACAGTCCCACAGGGAGGGTTTCTACAGCGACTATAA